A genomic segment from Dasypus novemcinctus isolate mDasNov1 chromosome X, mDasNov1.1.hap2, whole genome shotgun sequence encodes:
- the GRIPAP1 gene encoding GRIP1-associated protein 1 isoform X4: MAQALSEEEFQRMQAQLLELRTNNYQLSDELRKNGVEPSQGDLSAPCHWLRLGLPAFFPPELTSLRQRVTYLDKELTKAQKALSKSKKAQEVEVLLSENEMLQAKLHSQEEDFRLQNSTLMAEFSKLCSQMEQLEQENQQLKDGTAQAGAAQSGSLVDGELLRLQAENTALQKNVAALQERYGKEARRSPAASEGQGDPPGGPAPTVPAPIPLAEVELKWEMEKEEKRLLWEQLQGLESSKQAETSRLQEELAKLSEKLKKKQESFCRLQTEKETLFNDSRNKIEELQQRKEADLKAQLVRTQKLQQELEAANQSLAELRDQRQGERLEHVAALRALQDQIQTAKTQEVNMLREQTTGLAAELQQRQAEYEDLMGQKDDLNSQLQESLRANSRLLEQLQEIGQEKEQLNQELQEARKSAEKRKAMLDELAMETLQEKSQHKEELGAVRLRHEKEVLGVRARYERELRELHEDKKRQEEELRGQIREEKARTRELEALQQTVEELQAQVHSMDGAKGWFERRLKEAEETLQQQQQEQKETLKQCQEQHAAVLKGKEEELQGVQGQLQQAQEERDCHLKTINNLKQEVKDTVDGQRILEKKGSAALKDLKRQLHLERKRADKLQERLQDILTNSKSRSGLEELVLSEMNSPSRTQTGDSSSVSSFSYREILREKESSAVPARSLSSSPQAQPPRPAELSDEEVAELFQRLAETQQEKWMLEEKVKHLEVSSASMAEDLCRKSAIIETYVMDSRIDVSVAAGHTDRSGLGSVLRDLVKPGDENLREMNKKLQNMLEEQLTKNMHLHKDMEVLSQEIVRLSKECVGSPDPDLEPGEAD, encoded by the exons atGGCGCAAGCTCTGTCGGAAGAGGAGTTTCAGCGGATGCAG GCCCAGCTCCTGGAACTCCGGACAAACAACTACCAGCTTTCAGATGAACTACGCAAGAATGGCGTTG AGCCCTCGCAGGGGGACCTTTCAGCTCCTTGCCACTGGCTGAGGCTGGGACTCCCTGCTTTCTTCCCACCAGAGCTCACCAGTCTTCGGCAGAGGGTCACCTACCTGGATAAGGAGTTGACCAAAGCTCAGAAG GCACTAAGCAAGAGTAAGAAAGCTCAG GAAGTCGAGGTGCTGCTGAGTGAAAATGAGATGCTGCAGGCAAAGCTGCACAGCCAGGAGGAGGACTTCCGTTTGCAGAACAGCACACTGATGGCCGAGTTCAGCAAG CTCTGTAGCCAGATGGAACAGTTGGAGCAGGAGAACCAACAGCTGAAGGATGGGACTGCCCAGGCTGGGGCTGCCCAATCTGGGAGCCTTGTGGACGGAGAGCTACTGAGACTGCAAGCGGAGAACACAGCCTTGCAGAAGAATGTGGCAG CCCTGCAGGAGCGCTATGGGAAGGAAGCCAGGAGGTCCCCAGCTGCCAGTGAGGGCCAAGGGGACCCCCCTGGGGGCCCAGCCCCCACTGTCCCAGCCCCCATTCCATTGGCAGAGGTGGAGCTGAAGTGGgagatggagaaagaagaaaagcgaTTGCTCTGGGAGCAGCTGCAAGGCTTGGAG AGTTCGAAGCAGGCCGAAACATCCAGGCTGCAGGAGGAACTTGCCAAG CTttctgaaaaactgaaaaagaaacaagaaag TTTTTGCCGTCTGCAGACAGAGAAGGAGACACTGTTCAATGACAGCAG GAACAAGATTGAAGAGTTACAACAGCGGAAAGAAGCTGATCTCAAAGCCCAGTTGGTTCGAACCCAAAAGCTGCAGCAGGAACTCGAGGCTGCTAATCAG AGCTTGGCAGAGCTGAGAGATCAGCGGCAAGGGGAGCGCCTTGAGCATGTGGCAGCTCTGCGTGCCCTACAAGATCAG atccaAACAGCAAAGACCCAAGAAGTGAATATGCTCCGGGAACAGACCACTGGACTGGCAGCTGAGTTGCAGCAGCGGCAGGCTGAGTATGAGGACCTCATGGGACAGAAGGATGACCTCAACTCCCAGCTCCAG GAGTCATTACGGGCCAATAGTCGACTGCTGGAACAACTTCAGGAAATAGGGCAGGAGAAGGAGCAGCTGAACCAGGAGCTGCAGGAAGCTCGAAAG AGTGCTGAGAAGCGAAAGGCCATGCTGGATGAGCTAGCAATGGAGACACTGCAGGAGAAGTCACAGCACAAGGAAGAGCTGGGAGCAGTCCGACTCCGGCATGAGAAGGAGGTGCTGGGGGTGCGCGCCCGCTATGAGCGTGAGCTCCGAGAGCTGCATGAAGACAAGAAGCGGCAAGAGGAAGAGCTCCGCGGGCAGATCCGTGAAGAGAAG GCCCGAACTCGGGAGTTGGAGGCCCTTCAACAGACAGTGGAAGAACTGCAAGCTCAGGTACATTCCATGGATGGAGCCAAGGGCTGGTTTGAACGGCGCTTGAAGGAAGCCGAG GAAactctgcagcagcagcagcaggaacaaAAGGAAACCCTCAAGCAGTGCCAGGAGCAGCACGCTGCTGTGCTGAAG GGCAAGGAGGAGGAGCTCCAAGGTGTGCAGGGGCAGCTCCAGCAGGCCCAGGAGGAGCGAGACTGCCATCTGAAGACTATCAACAACCTGAAGCAG GAGGTGAAGGATACAGTGGATGGGCAACGTATCCTGGAGAAGAAAGGCAGCGCTGCA CTCAAGGACCTTAAGCGGCAGCTGCATCTGGAGCGGAAGCGGGCAGATAAGCTGCAGGAGCGGCTGCAGGACATCCTCACCAACAGCAAGAGCCGCTCAG GCCTCGAAGAGCTGGTTCTCTCAGAGATGAACTCACCAAGCCGGACCCAGACAGGGGACAGCAGTAGTGTCTCCTCCTTCAGCTACCGTGAGATCTTGCGGGAAAAGGAGAGCTCCGCCGTTCCAGCTAGG TCCTTATCTAGCAGCCCTCAGGCCCAGCCCCCTCGGCCAGCAGAGCTTTCAGATGAGGAAGTGGCTGAGCTATTTCAGCGACTGGCAGAGACACAGCAGGAGAAATGGATGCTGGAGGAGAAG GTGAAGCATCTGGAGGTGAGCAGTGCCTCCATGGCAGAGGACCTCTGCCGGAAAAGCGCCATCATTGAGACCTACGTCATGGACAGCCGGATTG atgtgTCTGTGGCAGCAGGCCACACAGACCGCAGCGGACTGGGCAGCGTCCTGAGAGACCTTGTGAAGCCAGGTGATGAGAACCTTCGGGAGATGAACAAGAAGCTGCAGAACATGCTGGAAGAGCAGCTCACCAAGAACATGCACTTGCACAAG gaCATGGAGGTTCTGTCCCAGGAAATTGTGCGGCTCAGCAAGGAGTGCGTGGGGTCCCCTGATCCAGATTTAGAGCCTGGAGAGGCCGACTAG
- the GRIPAP1 gene encoding GRIP1-associated protein 1 isoform X2, translating into MAQALSEEEFQRMQAQLLELRTNNYQLSDELRKNGVEPSQGDLSAPCHWLRLGLPAFFPPELTSLRQRVTYLDKELTKAQKALSKSKKAQEVEVLLSENEMLQAKLHSQEEDFRLQNSTLMAEFSKLCSQMEQLEQENQQLKDGTAQAGAAQSGSLVDGELLRLQAENTALQKNVAALQERYGKEARRSPAASEGQGDPPGGPAPTVPAPIPLAEVELKWEMEKEEKRLLWEQLQGLESSKQAETSRLQEELAKLSEKLKKKQESFCRLQTEKETLFNDSRNKIEELQQRKEADLKAQLVRTQKLQQELEAANQSLAELRDQRQGERLEHVAALRALQDQVSIQSADAQEQVEGLLAENSALRTSLAALEQIQTAKTQEVNMLREQTTGLAAELQQRQAEYEDLMGQKDDLNSQLQESLRANSRLLEQLQEIGQEKEQLNQELQEARKSAEKRKAMLDELAMETLQEKSQHKEELGAVRLRHEKEVLGVRARYERELRELHEDKKRQEEELRGQIREEKARTRELEALQQTVEELQAQVHSMDGAKGWFERRLKEAEETLQQQQQEQKETLKQCQEQHAAVLKGKEEELQGVQGQLQQAQEERDCHLKTINNLKQLKDLKRQLHLERKRADKLQERLQDILTNSKSRSGLEELVLSEMNSPSRTQTGDSSSVSSFSYREILREKESSAVPARSLSSSPQAQPPRPAELSDEEVAELFQRLAETQQEKWMLEEKVKHLEVSSASMAEDLCRKSAIIETYVMDSRIDVSVAAGHTDRSGLGSVLRDLVKPGDENLREMNKKLQNMLEEQLTKNMHLHKDMEVLSQEIVRLSKECVGSPDPDLEPGEAD; encoded by the exons atGGCGCAAGCTCTGTCGGAAGAGGAGTTTCAGCGGATGCAG GCCCAGCTCCTGGAACTCCGGACAAACAACTACCAGCTTTCAGATGAACTACGCAAGAATGGCGTTG AGCCCTCGCAGGGGGACCTTTCAGCTCCTTGCCACTGGCTGAGGCTGGGACTCCCTGCTTTCTTCCCACCAGAGCTCACCAGTCTTCGGCAGAGGGTCACCTACCTGGATAAGGAGTTGACCAAAGCTCAGAAG GCACTAAGCAAGAGTAAGAAAGCTCAG GAAGTCGAGGTGCTGCTGAGTGAAAATGAGATGCTGCAGGCAAAGCTGCACAGCCAGGAGGAGGACTTCCGTTTGCAGAACAGCACACTGATGGCCGAGTTCAGCAAG CTCTGTAGCCAGATGGAACAGTTGGAGCAGGAGAACCAACAGCTGAAGGATGGGACTGCCCAGGCTGGGGCTGCCCAATCTGGGAGCCTTGTGGACGGAGAGCTACTGAGACTGCAAGCGGAGAACACAGCCTTGCAGAAGAATGTGGCAG CCCTGCAGGAGCGCTATGGGAAGGAAGCCAGGAGGTCCCCAGCTGCCAGTGAGGGCCAAGGGGACCCCCCTGGGGGCCCAGCCCCCACTGTCCCAGCCCCCATTCCATTGGCAGAGGTGGAGCTGAAGTGGgagatggagaaagaagaaaagcgaTTGCTCTGGGAGCAGCTGCAAGGCTTGGAG AGTTCGAAGCAGGCCGAAACATCCAGGCTGCAGGAGGAACTTGCCAAG CTttctgaaaaactgaaaaagaaacaagaaag TTTTTGCCGTCTGCAGACAGAGAAGGAGACACTGTTCAATGACAGCAG GAACAAGATTGAAGAGTTACAACAGCGGAAAGAAGCTGATCTCAAAGCCCAGTTGGTTCGAACCCAAAAGCTGCAGCAGGAACTCGAGGCTGCTAATCAG AGCTTGGCAGAGCTGAGAGATCAGCGGCAAGGGGAGCGCCTTGAGCATGTGGCAGCTCTGCGTGCCCTACAAGATCAG GTATCCATCCAGAGTGCAGATGCGCAGGAACAAGTGGAAGGGCTTTTGGCTGAGAACAGTGCCTTGAGGACTAGCCTGGCTGCCCTGGAACAG atccaAACAGCAAAGACCCAAGAAGTGAATATGCTCCGGGAACAGACCACTGGACTGGCAGCTGAGTTGCAGCAGCGGCAGGCTGAGTATGAGGACCTCATGGGACAGAAGGATGACCTCAACTCCCAGCTCCAG GAGTCATTACGGGCCAATAGTCGACTGCTGGAACAACTTCAGGAAATAGGGCAGGAGAAGGAGCAGCTGAACCAGGAGCTGCAGGAAGCTCGAAAG AGTGCTGAGAAGCGAAAGGCCATGCTGGATGAGCTAGCAATGGAGACACTGCAGGAGAAGTCACAGCACAAGGAAGAGCTGGGAGCAGTCCGACTCCGGCATGAGAAGGAGGTGCTGGGGGTGCGCGCCCGCTATGAGCGTGAGCTCCGAGAGCTGCATGAAGACAAGAAGCGGCAAGAGGAAGAGCTCCGCGGGCAGATCCGTGAAGAGAAG GCCCGAACTCGGGAGTTGGAGGCCCTTCAACAGACAGTGGAAGAACTGCAAGCTCAGGTACATTCCATGGATGGAGCCAAGGGCTGGTTTGAACGGCGCTTGAAGGAAGCCGAG GAAactctgcagcagcagcagcaggaacaaAAGGAAACCCTCAAGCAGTGCCAGGAGCAGCACGCTGCTGTGCTGAAG GGCAAGGAGGAGGAGCTCCAAGGTGTGCAGGGGCAGCTCCAGCAGGCCCAGGAGGAGCGAGACTGCCATCTGAAGACTATCAACAACCTGAAGCAG CTCAAGGACCTTAAGCGGCAGCTGCATCTGGAGCGGAAGCGGGCAGATAAGCTGCAGGAGCGGCTGCAGGACATCCTCACCAACAGCAAGAGCCGCTCAG GCCTCGAAGAGCTGGTTCTCTCAGAGATGAACTCACCAAGCCGGACCCAGACAGGGGACAGCAGTAGTGTCTCCTCCTTCAGCTACCGTGAGATCTTGCGGGAAAAGGAGAGCTCCGCCGTTCCAGCTAGG TCCTTATCTAGCAGCCCTCAGGCCCAGCCCCCTCGGCCAGCAGAGCTTTCAGATGAGGAAGTGGCTGAGCTATTTCAGCGACTGGCAGAGACACAGCAGGAGAAATGGATGCTGGAGGAGAAG GTGAAGCATCTGGAGGTGAGCAGTGCCTCCATGGCAGAGGACCTCTGCCGGAAAAGCGCCATCATTGAGACCTACGTCATGGACAGCCGGATTG atgtgTCTGTGGCAGCAGGCCACACAGACCGCAGCGGACTGGGCAGCGTCCTGAGAGACCTTGTGAAGCCAGGTGATGAGAACCTTCGGGAGATGAACAAGAAGCTGCAGAACATGCTGGAAGAGCAGCTCACCAAGAACATGCACTTGCACAAG gaCATGGAGGTTCTGTCCCAGGAAATTGTGCGGCTCAGCAAGGAGTGCGTGGGGTCCCCTGATCCAGATTTAGAGCCTGGAGAGGCCGACTAG
- the GRIPAP1 gene encoding GRIP1-associated protein 1 isoform X1, producing MAQALSEEEFQRMQAQLLELRTNNYQLSDELRKNGVEPSQGDLSAPCHWLRLGLPAFFPPELTSLRQRVTYLDKELTKAQKALSKSKKAQEVEVLLSENEMLQAKLHSQEEDFRLQNSTLMAEFSKLCSQMEQLEQENQQLKDGTAQAGAAQSGSLVDGELLRLQAENTALQKNVAALQERYGKEARRSPAASEGQGDPPGGPAPTVPAPIPLAEVELKWEMEKEEKRLLWEQLQGLESSKQAETSRLQEELAKLSEKLKKKQESFCRLQTEKETLFNDSRNKIEELQQRKEADLKAQLVRTQKLQQELEAANQSLAELRDQRQGERLEHVAALRALQDQVSIQSADAQEQVEGLLAENSALRTSLAALEQIQTAKTQEVNMLREQTTGLAAELQQRQAEYEDLMGQKDDLNSQLQESLRANSRLLEQLQEIGQEKEQLNQELQEARKSAEKRKAMLDELAMETLQEKSQHKEELGAVRLRHEKEVLGVRARYERELRELHEDKKRQEEELRGQIREEKARTRELEALQQTVEELQAQVHSMDGAKGWFERRLKEAEETLQQQQQEQKETLKQCQEQHAAVLKGKEEELQGVQGQLQQAQEERDCHLKTINNLKQEVKDTVDGQRILEKKGSAALKDLKRQLHLERKRADKLQERLQDILTNSKSRSGLEELVLSEMNSPSRTQTGDSSSVSSFSYREILREKESSAVPARSLSSSPQAQPPRPAELSDEEVAELFQRLAETQQEKWMLEEKVKHLEVSSASMAEDLCRKSAIIETYVMDSRIDVSVAAGHTDRSGLGSVLRDLVKPGDENLREMNKKLQNMLEEQLTKNMHLHKDMEVLSQEIVRLSKECVGSPDPDLEPGEAD from the exons atGGCGCAAGCTCTGTCGGAAGAGGAGTTTCAGCGGATGCAG GCCCAGCTCCTGGAACTCCGGACAAACAACTACCAGCTTTCAGATGAACTACGCAAGAATGGCGTTG AGCCCTCGCAGGGGGACCTTTCAGCTCCTTGCCACTGGCTGAGGCTGGGACTCCCTGCTTTCTTCCCACCAGAGCTCACCAGTCTTCGGCAGAGGGTCACCTACCTGGATAAGGAGTTGACCAAAGCTCAGAAG GCACTAAGCAAGAGTAAGAAAGCTCAG GAAGTCGAGGTGCTGCTGAGTGAAAATGAGATGCTGCAGGCAAAGCTGCACAGCCAGGAGGAGGACTTCCGTTTGCAGAACAGCACACTGATGGCCGAGTTCAGCAAG CTCTGTAGCCAGATGGAACAGTTGGAGCAGGAGAACCAACAGCTGAAGGATGGGACTGCCCAGGCTGGGGCTGCCCAATCTGGGAGCCTTGTGGACGGAGAGCTACTGAGACTGCAAGCGGAGAACACAGCCTTGCAGAAGAATGTGGCAG CCCTGCAGGAGCGCTATGGGAAGGAAGCCAGGAGGTCCCCAGCTGCCAGTGAGGGCCAAGGGGACCCCCCTGGGGGCCCAGCCCCCACTGTCCCAGCCCCCATTCCATTGGCAGAGGTGGAGCTGAAGTGGgagatggagaaagaagaaaagcgaTTGCTCTGGGAGCAGCTGCAAGGCTTGGAG AGTTCGAAGCAGGCCGAAACATCCAGGCTGCAGGAGGAACTTGCCAAG CTttctgaaaaactgaaaaagaaacaagaaag TTTTTGCCGTCTGCAGACAGAGAAGGAGACACTGTTCAATGACAGCAG GAACAAGATTGAAGAGTTACAACAGCGGAAAGAAGCTGATCTCAAAGCCCAGTTGGTTCGAACCCAAAAGCTGCAGCAGGAACTCGAGGCTGCTAATCAG AGCTTGGCAGAGCTGAGAGATCAGCGGCAAGGGGAGCGCCTTGAGCATGTGGCAGCTCTGCGTGCCCTACAAGATCAG GTATCCATCCAGAGTGCAGATGCGCAGGAACAAGTGGAAGGGCTTTTGGCTGAGAACAGTGCCTTGAGGACTAGCCTGGCTGCCCTGGAACAG atccaAACAGCAAAGACCCAAGAAGTGAATATGCTCCGGGAACAGACCACTGGACTGGCAGCTGAGTTGCAGCAGCGGCAGGCTGAGTATGAGGACCTCATGGGACAGAAGGATGACCTCAACTCCCAGCTCCAG GAGTCATTACGGGCCAATAGTCGACTGCTGGAACAACTTCAGGAAATAGGGCAGGAGAAGGAGCAGCTGAACCAGGAGCTGCAGGAAGCTCGAAAG AGTGCTGAGAAGCGAAAGGCCATGCTGGATGAGCTAGCAATGGAGACACTGCAGGAGAAGTCACAGCACAAGGAAGAGCTGGGAGCAGTCCGACTCCGGCATGAGAAGGAGGTGCTGGGGGTGCGCGCCCGCTATGAGCGTGAGCTCCGAGAGCTGCATGAAGACAAGAAGCGGCAAGAGGAAGAGCTCCGCGGGCAGATCCGTGAAGAGAAG GCCCGAACTCGGGAGTTGGAGGCCCTTCAACAGACAGTGGAAGAACTGCAAGCTCAGGTACATTCCATGGATGGAGCCAAGGGCTGGTTTGAACGGCGCTTGAAGGAAGCCGAG GAAactctgcagcagcagcagcaggaacaaAAGGAAACCCTCAAGCAGTGCCAGGAGCAGCACGCTGCTGTGCTGAAG GGCAAGGAGGAGGAGCTCCAAGGTGTGCAGGGGCAGCTCCAGCAGGCCCAGGAGGAGCGAGACTGCCATCTGAAGACTATCAACAACCTGAAGCAG GAGGTGAAGGATACAGTGGATGGGCAACGTATCCTGGAGAAGAAAGGCAGCGCTGCA CTCAAGGACCTTAAGCGGCAGCTGCATCTGGAGCGGAAGCGGGCAGATAAGCTGCAGGAGCGGCTGCAGGACATCCTCACCAACAGCAAGAGCCGCTCAG GCCTCGAAGAGCTGGTTCTCTCAGAGATGAACTCACCAAGCCGGACCCAGACAGGGGACAGCAGTAGTGTCTCCTCCTTCAGCTACCGTGAGATCTTGCGGGAAAAGGAGAGCTCCGCCGTTCCAGCTAGG TCCTTATCTAGCAGCCCTCAGGCCCAGCCCCCTCGGCCAGCAGAGCTTTCAGATGAGGAAGTGGCTGAGCTATTTCAGCGACTGGCAGAGACACAGCAGGAGAAATGGATGCTGGAGGAGAAG GTGAAGCATCTGGAGGTGAGCAGTGCCTCCATGGCAGAGGACCTCTGCCGGAAAAGCGCCATCATTGAGACCTACGTCATGGACAGCCGGATTG atgtgTCTGTGGCAGCAGGCCACACAGACCGCAGCGGACTGGGCAGCGTCCTGAGAGACCTTGTGAAGCCAGGTGATGAGAACCTTCGGGAGATGAACAAGAAGCTGCAGAACATGCTGGAAGAGCAGCTCACCAAGAACATGCACTTGCACAAG gaCATGGAGGTTCTGTCCCAGGAAATTGTGCGGCTCAGCAAGGAGTGCGTGGGGTCCCCTGATCCAGATTTAGAGCCTGGAGAGGCCGACTAG
- the GRIPAP1 gene encoding GRIP1-associated protein 1 isoform X8 has product MLQAKLHSQEEDFRLQNSTLMAEFSKLCSQMEQLEQENQQLKDGTAQAGAAQSGSLVDGELLRLQAENTALQKNVAALQERYGKEARRSPAASEGQGDPPGGPAPTVPAPIPLAEVELKWEMEKEEKRLLWEQLQGLESSKQAETSRLQEELAKLSEKLKKKQESFCRLQTEKETLFNDSRNKIEELQQRKEADLKAQLVRTQKLQQELEAANQSLAELRDQRQGERLEHVAALRALQDQVSIQSADAQEQVEGLLAENSALRTSLAALEQIQTAKTQEVNMLREQTTGLAAELQQRQAEYEDLMGQKDDLNSQLQESLRANSRLLEQLQEIGQEKEQLNQELQEARKSAEKRKAMLDELAMETLQEKSQHKEELGAVRLRHEKEVLGVRARYERELRELHEDKKRQEEELRGQIREEKARTRELEALQQTVEELQAQVHSMDGAKGWFERRLKEAEETLQQQQQEQKETLKQCQEQHAAVLKGKEEELQGVQGQLQQAQEERDCHLKTINNLKQEVKDTVDGQRILEKKGSAALKDLKRQLHLERKRADKLQERLQDILTNSKSRSGLEELVLSEMNSPSRTQTGDSSSVSSFSYREILREKESSAVPARSLSSSPQAQPPRPAELSDEEVAELFQRLAETQQEKWMLEEKVKHLEVSSASMAEDLCRKSAIIETYVMDSRIDVSVAAGHTDRSGLGSVLRDLVKPGDENLREMNKKLQNMLEEQLTKNMHLHKDMEVLSQEIVRLSKECVGSPDPDLEPGEAD; this is encoded by the exons ATGCTGCAGGCAAAGCTGCACAGCCAGGAGGAGGACTTCCGTTTGCAGAACAGCACACTGATGGCCGAGTTCAGCAAG CTCTGTAGCCAGATGGAACAGTTGGAGCAGGAGAACCAACAGCTGAAGGATGGGACTGCCCAGGCTGGGGCTGCCCAATCTGGGAGCCTTGTGGACGGAGAGCTACTGAGACTGCAAGCGGAGAACACAGCCTTGCAGAAGAATGTGGCAG CCCTGCAGGAGCGCTATGGGAAGGAAGCCAGGAGGTCCCCAGCTGCCAGTGAGGGCCAAGGGGACCCCCCTGGGGGCCCAGCCCCCACTGTCCCAGCCCCCATTCCATTGGCAGAGGTGGAGCTGAAGTGGgagatggagaaagaagaaaagcgaTTGCTCTGGGAGCAGCTGCAAGGCTTGGAG AGTTCGAAGCAGGCCGAAACATCCAGGCTGCAGGAGGAACTTGCCAAG CTttctgaaaaactgaaaaagaaacaagaaag TTTTTGCCGTCTGCAGACAGAGAAGGAGACACTGTTCAATGACAGCAG GAACAAGATTGAAGAGTTACAACAGCGGAAAGAAGCTGATCTCAAAGCCCAGTTGGTTCGAACCCAAAAGCTGCAGCAGGAACTCGAGGCTGCTAATCAG AGCTTGGCAGAGCTGAGAGATCAGCGGCAAGGGGAGCGCCTTGAGCATGTGGCAGCTCTGCGTGCCCTACAAGATCAG GTATCCATCCAGAGTGCAGATGCGCAGGAACAAGTGGAAGGGCTTTTGGCTGAGAACAGTGCCTTGAGGACTAGCCTGGCTGCCCTGGAACAG atccaAACAGCAAAGACCCAAGAAGTGAATATGCTCCGGGAACAGACCACTGGACTGGCAGCTGAGTTGCAGCAGCGGCAGGCTGAGTATGAGGACCTCATGGGACAGAAGGATGACCTCAACTCCCAGCTCCAG GAGTCATTACGGGCCAATAGTCGACTGCTGGAACAACTTCAGGAAATAGGGCAGGAGAAGGAGCAGCTGAACCAGGAGCTGCAGGAAGCTCGAAAG AGTGCTGAGAAGCGAAAGGCCATGCTGGATGAGCTAGCAATGGAGACACTGCAGGAGAAGTCACAGCACAAGGAAGAGCTGGGAGCAGTCCGACTCCGGCATGAGAAGGAGGTGCTGGGGGTGCGCGCCCGCTATGAGCGTGAGCTCCGAGAGCTGCATGAAGACAAGAAGCGGCAAGAGGAAGAGCTCCGCGGGCAGATCCGTGAAGAGAAG GCCCGAACTCGGGAGTTGGAGGCCCTTCAACAGACAGTGGAAGAACTGCAAGCTCAGGTACATTCCATGGATGGAGCCAAGGGCTGGTTTGAACGGCGCTTGAAGGAAGCCGAG GAAactctgcagcagcagcagcaggaacaaAAGGAAACCCTCAAGCAGTGCCAGGAGCAGCACGCTGCTGTGCTGAAG GGCAAGGAGGAGGAGCTCCAAGGTGTGCAGGGGCAGCTCCAGCAGGCCCAGGAGGAGCGAGACTGCCATCTGAAGACTATCAACAACCTGAAGCAG GAGGTGAAGGATACAGTGGATGGGCAACGTATCCTGGAGAAGAAAGGCAGCGCTGCA CTCAAGGACCTTAAGCGGCAGCTGCATCTGGAGCGGAAGCGGGCAGATAAGCTGCAGGAGCGGCTGCAGGACATCCTCACCAACAGCAAGAGCCGCTCAG GCCTCGAAGAGCTGGTTCTCTCAGAGATGAACTCACCAAGCCGGACCCAGACAGGGGACAGCAGTAGTGTCTCCTCCTTCAGCTACCGTGAGATCTTGCGGGAAAAGGAGAGCTCCGCCGTTCCAGCTAGG TCCTTATCTAGCAGCCCTCAGGCCCAGCCCCCTCGGCCAGCAGAGCTTTCAGATGAGGAAGTGGCTGAGCTATTTCAGCGACTGGCAGAGACACAGCAGGAGAAATGGATGCTGGAGGAGAAG GTGAAGCATCTGGAGGTGAGCAGTGCCTCCATGGCAGAGGACCTCTGCCGGAAAAGCGCCATCATTGAGACCTACGTCATGGACAGCCGGATTG atgtgTCTGTGGCAGCAGGCCACACAGACCGCAGCGGACTGGGCAGCGTCCTGAGAGACCTTGTGAAGCCAGGTGATGAGAACCTTCGGGAGATGAACAAGAAGCTGCAGAACATGCTGGAAGAGCAGCTCACCAAGAACATGCACTTGCACAAG gaCATGGAGGTTCTGTCCCAGGAAATTGTGCGGCTCAGCAAGGAGTGCGTGGGGTCCCCTGATCCAGATTTAGAGCCTGGAGAGGCCGACTAG